Below is a window of Oryza brachyantha chromosome 10, ObraRS2, whole genome shotgun sequence DNA.
tttttttctgaagtttCCAGTTTTGCATGATTCTCTTCTTTGTTACAGTTTCTAGTAgggttattttatttgttcctTATAAGTATAGCAGaagttttggttttgtttaatTTAGTTCTGAATGATTTCAATgaatatgtactaatttaaATGTTATGATCTGACAAATAGGTTCATATTTATGGTACATCTCTTGGTGGATTTCTTGCACAAATATTTGCTCAACACCGTCCAAGGAGAGTAAAGTCTTTGGTCCTATCAAATACTTTTCTTGAGACACATAAGTTTGCTGCTGCTACGCCATGGTCTCCTGTGTATGTATTCTTTCTCAAATTATGTTATAGTTAGgagtggacagaaagctcgtggcacGTTAGTTCGCTCGACttgtgacaaactcggctcggctcgttttatttttctaatgagtcgagctagcattttagcttgttagagataacgagccagctcgagctggctcgtgagctgctcgcgagcctaacgagctagaccaaagacacaagattcaccggcgttcattaatttcatcctggaatgcatgtgttccgtacttcataggttcaccatataatttgttggttcaaactttaatatttaaatacaatttcatatgatttgcatgtttgaaataaaaatttgcttgtataacctattaaaaaattatttaggttaactttttatgtatGGCCTATTCATATGCCATGATCATGCAAACGCCCTGTTATCTGATTTCTGTCCTTTGGCAAAAAGCATTTTGTTCAACTAAAATTACATCtctatcagaaaaaaaaaatcgcaaCATGTTAGCTGACACAAcatattttctgaaattaaGCTTAGCAAAGCTgcttattaatgataaaataatttttatttgttaaactttttcacgtgttcttagtgatccaaaagcaaaggctggaaaataaactataatgaaaaaactctaaaaattaactccaaatttaagttttaaaatccaaaatttcaattataagcataagcgaaaagatgggtgtGGGGGTGGGGCAATAATTTGCATATGAAAATGTACTTTATTATTACTGCATATAATTAATAGAGAATAATTCTGTGAAACAACTTTTTTCATACTGCAGCGTTAATTGGACCCCTTCTTTTTTGCTGAAGAGGTACTTATTGTCTGGAATCCGAGATGGGCCTCATGAACCATTCATTGCTGACTCAGTCGATTTTGTTGTGAGTCAGGTTGGAATCAACTTTAAACactttgtttgatattttggcattaataactttaaactaatttcataCATGTTGTAAGTATGAGCCTTCAAACTTAATCTAAAATTGTATTGTTAGATATTTCTAGTTAGATGAGTACTAAGGTTGACAAGGCAATGTTGCTCTTCTATTTTACCGCGCTGCTTGTTTCTGTTAAcaaataactctaaaatttgcATCCCAGGTGGAGACATTGTCAAGAGATGATCTCTCTTCAAGGTTGATGTTAAATGTTAATGTTGCATCAGTTGGATCATTAATGCTACCTGATTCACTCATCACTATAATGGATGTAAGTTGCCTCGACTCAAGTAATAGAACGGAATCCTCATGTATTTCTGTTTATGTAGGATCTTTTTTATTGTTCCCTGTTCTATTCATTGCCAGCAATAGTTGAGAGATGTAATCTATGGTTAGCATGATGTTAAGAAAATCATTCTTAATCAGTATGTCTAGGTATGCTGAGAGATAAGCATGTCAAAGTTTCGTACCATAGAAGTTACAATCAAGCATTAATTTGATACCATCAGTAGCAACTGTCCCTTGAATACTAACATTGTGTGCTGAACATATTTGTGCAGACAAACGACTACTCTGCTGTTCCTCAGCAGTTAAAGGACCAAGTGAATGAAAGATACCCAGGTGCAAGGCGTGCAGTACTAAAGTCTGGTGGAGATTTTCCCTTCCTGTCACGTCCAGATGAGGTTAATTTGTATCTTCAGGTAGTGTAAATGCATTTTCTGCAATCTTTCGTTCTTGAAGGATTTATGAATGACAactctggaaaaaaaatgacagcTACATTTGAGGCGAGTTGGAGTAGAACCTAGGCCAGAGCTTGTTCAAGGCTTCACACATAATGGCAGTGCTGGGAGCTCAAAGGATAAAAAAGATGGAGGAAACAACTTTGATGGTCATCCTGGCGACAATGGAGACCCTAGGTCAGGGGGTCATGATCATGAGACACAGAATTCTGGATCAGAATCACATGATTCTGATGAATCAATACCAACGAGCACAATGCTTTCCAATACCATTCTAGGTACAGTCAGGTCAACCATGCAAGCTTCACTATGTGCCCTCTTGATACATCATTACTATGCGGCTGCTTTGTATATTTCATCAAGACAGGTATTGGACGTATGAAGTAGGAAATCACCTCTTTTGCCCCTATGTAGAACTCGCTTTGTAGAATATCATCATGGCATGATTGTCATAACTGCTTTGGAGTGGGTTCTAGCTTCGTCGCTGCCAACGGGAAAAGGCACATCAACAACCAGAGATCAAattttgtatgtttgtatattATCTCTTGTTTCTTCGTTAGACCCTTTTTGTGTTTCTAGGCCTGtaaattgaatttgattttCCTGAGACATCATTACGATTGCTCAATTTTCTTGTAGTTGCACCATAAAAGGTTGTGTACAGTTTCATCcaacttatttttcatatatcgatatttgttatttttattgttatagtTGATTTGTTAtgtctattattatatttgattGCCATCGGCTCTCTACCGGGAACCGAACATTACTATCCTGTGATAATTTCTCGACATGGATATTTACATTGATATTCAGTTAGATTATCTACCTTTGTTATTTCTGTAGGACTTGCTTTTTAATCTATTCCTTCTCTATTTTTCTCCTTTGGGACCGCTAGGTGAAGGTAGAAAACTGTACTAACATCCACAAAAACTATTTAGTTTAACTACATCTAAAATTGAATATTGTGTTTGAAagtattgctatatttttcagtaAATTTGGTTAGACATGAAGTGATTTCACTAGGGATAAATCCAATGCAACCTGGAATACGAAGAGGTTTAACTAGGGATACATCCAATGTAACTTGAATATGAAACGGTGGGAACAGATCAACCGAGGGAGTAGTATGGTTGATAAATCTCTGGGTAGCTGAGAACACACGCCGATCAAAATGTACACCTTGGCGAATATAGTATTTAGCAAAGGATATGCCTGGTCAAAAATTATCGTATACAATTTGGTAAATCTATTTTAGCAAATTGATAATGATTACAAAACATGATTTAATTTAAGTAATTCGTTAGGGCTTAAATTCATGGATTAAGCTAAAACCATCACCAAATAGAACATAAATAGTTTAAAAGATACatcaatatttgaaatatagaCAGAAAAGAGTACGAGAGACTTCCAATGCTATTTtctttgactatttttttcaacgGTTTTAAATGAGCGAATTTTATGAGAtaatgagataagagagaagttTCATCCCTATGaaactcatatttttttcaacggTTTTAAATGAGAGAATTTCATAAGATAAGAGATTTATCCCCATAAAACTTATCTGGCTCGGTTATCTAGTTTACCGTCTTTGCGGTGTGAGACCGGCCGAGGGCGACAAGACCTGGACAACTCCCGGCTGGGCGGCTAGCTGCGACTGCATGAATGGGCTGGCAGGCCATGTCCGCGACTCCACATGCGCGTGGGCCTCTCGGCGGTTGTGGCTCGACGCTCGGCTCACAGTGCAGCCATGCAGGCACAGGTAGGGtaagtatttattttcatttttgtaaaatacatatatacagagCTGAGTTtcacacataaaatttattccaCTTAGATAGTTTACCAGTTACCagaacaaaaaatttgaaaaaaatttgaaaaaatagaCATGATATAACACGCTGCCTCGACTCATTGCTCAATGGAGAACCAATTGAGACATTGAggcagagagaaaaaatattactcgGGTAAGGACAAAGAAAgacttagcttttagatattCTCCGAGTCACCACTTGACGGTGACCACCATGGGGACGAGGTCACCACTCGTTGGTGGTGAAGTGGCTAGCATGAGGATGATGTTCCCACTCAGTGATGGCAGCAGGCGTGGGAGCGAGGCGACCActcggcgatggcgatggatGGAGCTGACATGGCGTCGAGGTCACCACTTGGTAGTTGCAAAGGTAGCTGATCGTAGGATGGCGAATGTCCAACAGCGGCGTCGACGGTTGGGGCGATGTGGCAGGTCAACAGTCTGCAGTGAATACATCGTGGTGACAAGATTACACTCGGTGAGGGTGAATGCGGTCACCGTGGCGATGAAGTCATGAACGGCCGGCGTGGCGAGGATGGTTGTAGCCAGTCATGGTGATGAGCTCACCACCCGACAATGACAATTTTGATGGTGAAGGTACATGTGGCCAGCATGACGATGGAATCACCACTCGGCGACGACGATACGACCGGTGTGGTGACAGGATCACCACAAGGCAGTGCCTTggttttatcaaaattttcaaatgacCTCGGATTAAGATATGCTCTACATAAAGTTCTAGACATTAAGTTgatatacaaatttataattgacaatattttcatttgaaatttttgtcGCCCAAATGAatggtttaaatttttgaatggcCTCGGACGAAGAAGGTTCCTATAGATCTCATCGAGAACTGCAACCTTGTaattgacaattttttaatataagatcATATAGAGATTTAAATATGCGTGACAtggtttgaaaataaatagtcaaaataataaaattgaagAATCACTCAAAATATAAGATCATATAGGTGAAATGGTTTATGGTTAGGGTGCTGCCTGAGATTGCTATATAGctaaaattagaaatattattttgagGGGGTATTTTCAGTCTATTTCCGTAACGGTTGTAGTTATGACCCATTACGAACATGTCATTTCCGTAACAGTTTATAATTATGACTGGTTATAGATATGTCATATCCGTAATGATCGTAATTAAGACCAGATATGTCATCTGTAAGGGAGATTCACCTGTTACTGATGACCTCTGTATCACTAACCATTCGTCTGTAACAGGATCAGCACCCGTGATAGATAAAGGTTTTGACCCGTGATGAATAAGATGGTGTGTACTCGTGCATGTGTGCGCTGTTTTTAACATGGGAAATGCTACGGGACGGTGGTCCGTTCCGACGGAACCCCTGACCCCGTGCCGCTGCGcctcccctcttcctcccgACCTCCCCGTCGGCGCCCCTGCGCCCGCACGGCCGTTGGctgcggagacggcgacgggccaacgacggcggcacggcgagctCGGTGGGAACGGCGGGGCGACAGGCAGTTGGATTGAAGGCGGTCGGATCTAGAGCGGCCGGacgagctcggcgacggcgatgacgatgGTGGCGACAACGACGAGGATTCACTATTGGTGATATGATACTATTCAAGTatcatacatgatacatgtAAGATACCATGTTACTTGAAAGGTACTATGCCTGATTTATTTGAGGTATCATGTTACCTGGGAAGTAACATATTACTTAGACAAGCAAGATGTCCCGTTGTATCAACGGTATACCCTACCGTAGCAGCccctttaatatatataatttgtcaCATGCATTAttattgaaaacaaaaataaaacaatgcattgTATGTGTTATTTCAATCAACGGCGGCAACCCATCTTCTCAACCAATAGATTTTGAGGGAGACTGTAGCATGGGATACCGTGTCCACGGGACAAATTAGTGATGCTAAAACGCACGTCTCCTCCCAGCCATCGGCATCACATCATGCTCGACCCGGCCGTCTTCTTCCCATCGGCTGCCTCGTGTGCGCCGCGTGAGCGCGTGCTCTCCCTTGCATGCACGAGCTATGACatactaaaaaaaactttattaatttttttatcgaccatccgtcttatttaaaatatttataaaaacattaaaacaaTTAGTAacacataaaatattgtttgtgttttatcatctaataacaataaaaatattaaattgcaaaaagttttaaataagacagagtCAAAGattgtatcaaaaaaactaaaaaataaacttattttgggacgggggAGTAAAACATGCCAAATATTATTGGGAGATATGTCCACTCTCGTCGCCGTGTGCAGCACGCCTTCCGTCTCCATGCTTAGATGCACCTCACGTATGATATCAGATGATACCACTTGGtattggtatcatctggtatcataccATTGCGTGACAAAAGAAGCTCAAAAGATGCAGGTATCATATGGTATCAGGTGGCTCGTCGCACTCTCATCGCCGTGTGCCGCATGCCTCCTGCCTCTACGCTCAGATGTGCCTCACGTATAatatcatatgataccactTGGTATCATTtggtaccagatgataccagttggtatcatctggtatcatagcGTCGCGTCACAAAGAAAGCTCAAAAAGATGCAGGTATCACATGGTACCAGGCGGCTCGTCGCACTCTCGCCGTCGTGTGCCACGCCTCCGCGCTCAGATGCGCCTCACGTACGATACCATATGATACCgtttggtatcatctggtatcacaGCGTCGCGTGACAAAGAAAGCTCAAAAAGATGCAGATATCACATAGTACCAGGCGGCACCGTATGGTTTTTTGGTCGGTACGGTGTGGCATGTTACATTAGCTGTGGGGCGCCGCTATGGCGAGGCTACCGGCAAGCTCCACCGGCGCCGTGGCTGCGAGTTCTTGGCACCGCGCGGTGGCTGCCGTCGTCGCTCATGGCCACCGCCTCCTGGACCAGCTGGTTCGCTGCCGTAGCAACGCCAGCCGTCTGCTGTAGCTAGGGGGAggatgtcacacccggagttttgtcccaagcctaaattcgtaaaggaaattcgtaaataataatttgcttaattaactcagaaaaaatccctctaaaagaaattaatttaattaaattgagattccaaatcgattaacaggatttaaactcaaattgcagagtataaaatttggccaagcaaattaatttaaaattcggcaaaagtggggttttcccttttcccttctttttcctttctttttccctcccttctcaaattgggctgaagtccaatttttctcctctctctttttccttttcctttttttctttttcccctcttcctccccgggccggcccacctctccctccaggccggcccagccgagccagcctcccccacgcgcgcctcctccctcccccctgggccgccgctcggcccatctcgcccgcgccgtgccgccgaAGTCTGCgtcgcctccccgcgccggccgagtccgactccatCGCGtcatcgcgccgccgcgcccgcaacCGCCGTCACGTCCTTCGCCCGTGACCGAACCGATCTCCTCCAACAGCcgtccccgccctagccggagCCGTcccactataaatccccctctcccaagcgccgccgctgcttttCCCCGTCCgacccgagccgccgccgtgccgcatcacctcgccgccgc
It encodes the following:
- the LOC102703248 gene encoding maspardin, with protein sequence MKGGGAAGAAPGDYVYFKSVVPLHKISIGPKLWRYYDFGPKAVPPLVCIPGIAGTADVYYKQIMSLSMKGYRVISIDVPQVWNHLEWIHSFEKFLDSMNIHHVHIYGTSLGGFLAQIFAQHRPRRVKSLVLSNTFLETHKFAAATPWSPVVNWTPSFLLKRYLLSGIRDGPHEPFIADSVDFVVSQVETLSRDDLSSRLMLNVNVASVGSLMLPDSLITIMDTNDYSAVPQQLKDQVNERYPGARRAVLKSGGDFPFLSRPDEVNLYLQLHLRRVGVEPRPELVQGFTHNGSAGSSKDKKDGGNNFDGHPGDNGDPRSGGHDHETQNSGSESHDSDESIPTSTMLSNTILGTVRSTMQASLCALLIHHYYAAALYISSRQVLDV